One Benincasa hispida cultivar B227 chromosome 5, ASM972705v1, whole genome shotgun sequence genomic window carries:
- the LOC120078610 gene encoding protein LATE FLOWERING-like translates to MDPNHIPTTTAVTVTTEEEDQSSKTTTEETDQISNEMGSGRSYECVFCKRGFTTAQALGGHMNIHRKDRVKTKPNTPSKPEPFNNHPSTLRPTLTTTATTISHPQSFQTYFPTSSTWCLGTTTPPPHDHQFSYVHDNNNPQVLNTLKDQNWMTTNMSLASWLSPTLASIDRRDKRSDGNGGDNDDDNDDELDLELRLGHDR, encoded by the coding sequence ATGGATCCTAACCACATTCCTACAACCACCGCCGTCACCGTCACCACCGAAGAAGAAGACCAGAGTTCAAAAACAACAACCGAAGAGACCGACCAAATCAGCAACGAAATGGGTAGTGGGCGCTCCTACGAGTGCGTATTTTGCAAACGAGGGTTCACAACGGCTCAAGCCCTAGGTGGCCACATGAACATCCACCGCAAAGACCGTGTTAAAACCAAGCCTAATACCCCTTCTAAACCCGAACCCTTCAATAACCATCCTTCAACTCTTCGCCCAACGTTAACGACGACGGCGACGACAATATCTCATCCCCAATCTTTTCAAACCTATTTCCCCACTTCTTCCACTTGGTGTTTGGGTACTACTACACCACCACCCCATGATCATCAATTCTCATATGTACATGACAACAACAACCCTCAAGTTTTGAATACTTTGAAGGATCAAAATTGGATGACAACCAACATGAGCCTTGCTTCGTGGTTATCGCCTACCCTTGCCTCAATTGATCGTCGAGATAAGAGATCAGATGGCAATGGTGGTGACAACgatgatgataatgatgatgaaCTTGATTTGGAGCTTCGACTCGGGCATGATCGGTAG